In Xiphophorus couchianus chromosome 24, X_couchianus-1.0, whole genome shotgun sequence, a single genomic region encodes these proteins:
- the LOC114140737 gene encoding microtubule-associated protein 2 isoform X8, which translates to MADGRQPEDQWAANSQENGENGYSSYGYRENGYHAAAAAPPPVTVDDSANLPPSPPPSPSAEQTGPLGQEEKVEVVSQRPPVEEVAYEQPGDLHVKQTDCLRESQALGYQRTQTPEAVNGGDHHGEQSPTQTAQPAESKTSSESEVQEGECPVTSEEELASSKHPTTSEKDLSEGSSTKQTDKDRGDNTEESPEDCKPLESKGKDHKDVSLTEDAASLETENNAGVMLPKKSQAPLNESTEKTEGGEATSQGNGDSSIQKETVQLKEESNKDSKTYFETTSKSQEEGLSQGYYELSLTSEKGLSVDYDRALGQFEGQEKKNVRISPDKALLEQRRLSLNIPSGSSTETTVKVDKSRRFSESLSPVSGSFEGTEVPPLTPFVEMHTSPLQPVVSIIPTPTPSDSIQTMEDASAEGHCSSSDKSESLSDMLDLAGVPLRPSIQIRDHMRRKSMPASALLGNAFDKLSLSEQILIEVAGENQQEELGYCVFSEYSAPMPSPADVPNPGDSQHQHFPSLGSEEEEISKVVEIEDGQTQVQQKDQKEITQVSQKHVLEKKDPPVKTSLILEKAVTSGLKPDRLLIPMTASKDRLTELRLETGLPGDIKIQAIPEVDVEKDPSREASPIPPDNSFTFTPAETGSRFPLSPISPKSEGTLVTQGGEPQGKDDMPNKSSESKSVDEDLEANKAMTNTEIVDQQEKAEGADRTTTASLEPLQDHLEEKPLSSGEIETQTPSDVSQHLSIEKAGGEKTPQIKLPELMLTKDSSRPQVLSPIIVIPQAQVDEEVEEEDDIEIAEEPQEIMEEPEEILRSKSNIAAESIPDIPEVEEQKDQMRLMVCDKMLDDDPKSGAEEWSHSALNSDEGEPATDSSHLSPCSDHDLLQQSEEGDEEGKKEEDLQVDKMEWTKEENGGVKKDETYQEEVEGVDCDATGDEKEKKVLIEEDGTEEKDLEIGEEASLATNDETTMNVSILDTDSSWMDPQDDDKSIMTEQIVALPQTQSSTAASTMVDCPAKQLPGKGRGRLGTAECRVTRKAPTYHPPREEIRKKKVGVRRADQSKVSALQSRSPSRKSGAKVAARHPRPAPLHGSAKRKATGEHLSPGMAQHQPLSVAQPSRERPTSRQRKSSPTRAVLLKMAVQRGGGCPRPASACSLKRSPLVEAVICEARPSSACSRPPPPPNKWERTYRSPEKRSSLPRPAKSLTRHIPAAEQEDSTPSRPTSIRTDSRGDGRSGRAPSMAGTDSARSRSVRSGASTPGSAVTPGTPPNYSCRTPGSRTPGSHTPKSFSVLQEKKVAVIRTPPKSPSSVQRQLKVINQPLPDLKNVKSKVGSTANLKHQPKGGQVQIQTKKIDLSHITAKCGSMSNIHHRPGGGHIRIENVKLDFKDKAHAKVGSLDNASHMPGGGNVMIESHKLSFRETAKARVDHGAEIIITQSPGVETGGTSPRLSSAGSINMMESPQLSTLAQDVTAALAKQGL; encoded by the exons ATGGCAGACGGCAGGCAGCCAGAAGACCAATGGGCCGCCAACAGCCAGGAGAACGGAGAGAACGGCTACTCATCCTACGGCTACCGGGAGAACGGCTACCATGCTGCGGCGGCCGCTCCGCCTCCAGTAACAG TGGACGACTCGGCCAACCTGcctccctcccctcccccaTCTCCATCCGCTGAGCAGACTGGGCCCCTGGGACAAG AGGAGAAAGTAGAGGTTGTCAGTCAGCGGCCTCCAGTGGAGGAAGTGGCATATGAGCAACCAGGAGACTTGCACGTAAAGCAGACAGATTGTTTAAGGGAGTCCCAGGCTTTGGGTTACCAGAGAACCCAAACACCTGAGGCCGTCAATGGAGGAGATCACCACGGTGAACAGAGCCCGACACAGACAG CCCAGCCAGCGGAGAGCAAAACATCTAGTGAGTCTGAGGTGCAAGAAGGCGAATGTCCTGTAACGTCTGAAGAAGAACTTGCTTCGAGTAAACATCCCACTACTTCAGAGAAAGATCTCTCGGAGGGGTCCTCAACCAAACAGACTGATAAAGACAGAGGAGATAACACAGAAGAATCCCCTGAAGACTGCAAGCCTTTGGAGTCTAAAGGCAAGGACCATAAAGATGTTTCGCTGACAGAAGATGCGGCAAGTCTcgaaacagaaaataatgccGGAGTTATGTTACCCAAGAAATCACAAGCTCCTTTGAATGAAAGTACTGAGAAAACTGAGGGAGGAGAAGCAACAAGTCAGGGCAACGGGGACAGTAGCATTCAGAAAGAAACAGTCCAGTTAAAAGAAGAATCAAATAAAGATTCAAAGACTTACTTTGAGACTACATCAAAAAGTCAAGAAGAGGGATTGTCACAAGGCTATTATGAACTCAGTTTAACCTCAGAGAAAGGGTTAAGTGTAGATTATGACAGAGCTCTGGGTCAATTTGAAggacaagagaagaaaaatgtgagaatATCACCTGATAAAGCACTGTTAGAGCAACGCAGACTGTCCTTGAACATTCCTAGTGGGTCTTCGACAGAAACGACTGTAAAAGTAGACAAGTCGAGGAGATTCTCTGAAAGTTTGTCTCCAGTCAGCGGAAGTTTTGAGGGGACAGAAGTTCCTCCATTAACCCCATTTGTTGAGATGCATACTTCACCACTTCAGCCTGTAGTCTCCATTATTCCAACACCGACACCATCTGATAGCATCCAGACAATGGAAGACGCTTCTGCTGAGGGGCATTGTTCTAGCTCTGACAAATCAGAAAGCCTTTCTGATATGTTGGACTTGGCTGGGGTCCCACTTCGTCCGTCAATACAGATAAGGGACCACATGAGACGAAAATCAATGCCAGCCAGTGCACTCCTCGGTAATGCCTTTGACAAGCTGAGTCTATCGGAACAAATTTTGATAGAGGTGGCAGGGGAGAATCAACAGGAAGAGCTTGGCTACTGCGTGTTCAGTGAATACTCGGCACCCATGCCTTCTCCAGCCGATGTACCAAATCCTGGAGATTCTCAACACCAGCACTTCCCTTCTTTGGgttctgaagaagaagagattTCTAAAGTAGTGGAAATTGAAGATGGCCAAACTCAAGTGCAACAAAAAGATCAGAAAGAAATTACCCAGGTTTCTCAAAAACATGTGTTGGAAAAGAAAGATCCACCAGTAAAGACCTCCTTGATTCTGGAGAAAGCTGTGACTAGTGGATTAAAACCAGATCGCTTACTAATCCCAATGACGGCTTCGAAAGACCGTCTTACTGAACTTCGTCTGGAGACTGGTCTACCTGGGGACATAAAGATCCAGGCCATCCCTGAGGTGGATGTCGAAAAAGACCCCTCTAGAGAGGCCTCACCCATCCCACCCGACAACTCCTTTACTTTCACTCCTGCAGAAACCGGAAGTAGATTTCCCCTGAGTCCCATCAGCCCCAAGTCTGAAGGAACCCTAGTAACTCAAGGCGGTGAGCCACAGGGGAAAGATGATATGCCTAACAAATCTTCAGAATCCAAGAGTGTTGATGAAGACCTGGAGGCAAACAAAGCGATGACAAACACTGAGATTGTAGATCAACAAGAAAAAGCTGAGGGAGCAGACAGAACCACGACAGCATCATTGGAGCCTTTACAAGATCATTTGGAAGAAAAACCTTTAAGCTCAGGAGaaatagaaacacaaacaccTTCAGATGTTTCTCAGCATTTAAGCATTGAAAAGGCAGGAGGTGAAAAGACTCCCCAAATCAAATTACCAGAGTTAATGCTAACAAAAGACTCATCAAGGCCACAAGTATTATCTCCAATCATTGTAATACCTCAAGCACAAGTAGATGAAGAGGTCGAAGAGGAGGATGACATTGAGATTGCGGAAGAGCCTCAAGAGATTATGGAAGAACCTGAAGAGATTTTGCGCTCCAAGAGTAATATAGCAGCAGAAAGTATACCTGATATACCTGAAGTGGAGGAGCAGAAGGACCAAATGAGACTGATGGTTTGTGATAAGATGCTGGACGATGATCCCAAGTCAGGAGCTGAAGAATGGAGCCATAGTGCCCTAAACAGCGACGAAGGAGAGCCTGCTACAGATAGTTCACACTTGTCCCCATGTTCTGACCATGACCTATTACAGCAGTCTGAGGAAGGTGatgaggagggaaaaaaggaagaggacCTGCAGGTAGATAAGATGGAATGGACAAAAGAAGAGAATGGAGGGGTAAAGAAAGATGAAACTTATCAAGAGGAAGTGGAAGGAGTTGATTGTGATGCAACTGGGgatgaaaaagagaagaaggtCCTGATTGAAGAGGATGGAACCGAAGAGAAAGACCTAGAGATTGGTGAAGAAGCAAGTCTGGCAACTAACGATGAAACCACAATGAACGTGTCCATCCTGGATACAGACAGTAGCTGGATGGACCCTCAAG ATGATGACAAAAGTATCATGACTGAGCAAATCGTAGCCCTTCCTCAGACACAGAGTTCTACTGCTGCATCTACGATGGTGGACTGCCCTGCTAAACAGTTACCCGGCAAAGGAAGGGGCCGCCTTGGCACTGCTGAATGCAGAGTGACACGCAAAGCACCGACCTACCATCCACCAAGAGAGgagataagaaagaaaaaag TAGGCGTGAGGAGGGCTGACCAGAGTAAGGTGTCAGCCCTCCAAAGTCGCTCTCCATCTCGAAAGAGTGGAGCCAAAGTGGCGGCCAGACATCCTAGGCCTGCTCCGCTTCACGGCTCTGCTAAGCGCAAGGCCACAGGTGAACACCTTTCGCCAG GTATGGCACAACACCAGCCACTCAGTGTGGCCCAGCCGTCCAGGGAGAGGCCCACT TCGCGACAGAGAAAATCT AGCCCCACGAGGGCCGTTCTGTTAAAGATGGCAGTGCAGCGTGGCGGGGGTTGCCCCCGGCCGGCCTCTGCCTGCAGCCTTAAACGGAGCCCCCTGGTGGAGGCGGTGATATGCGAGGCTCGGCCCTCCTCTGCCTGCTCCCGCCCTCCCCCTCCACCAAACAAATGG GAGAGAACATACCGCAGCCCGGAGAAGAGGTCATCCCTTCCTAGGCCGGCCAAGTCTCTGACTCGCCATATTCCTGCTGCTGAGCAAGAGGACAGCACCCCCTCCAGGCCAACCT CGATCCGAACCGACTCCAGAGGAGACGGCAGGTCTGGAAGAGCCCCTAGTATGGCAG GCACAGACTCAGCCCGGTCTCGGTCGGTCCGCAGTGGCGCCTCCACCCCAGGGTCTGCCGTGACACCCGGCACACCGCCCAACTACTCCTGCCGCACCCCGGGGTCGCGCACCCCCGGCAGCCACACGCCCAAGTCCTTCAGCGTCCTCCAGGAGAAGAAGGTGGCAGTGATCCGGACCCCTCCCAAGTCCCCTTCGTCAGTCCAACGACAGCTGAAGGTCATCAACCAGCCACTCCCTGACCTGAAGAATGTAAAGTCCAAGGTCGGGTCCACAGCCAACCTCAAACACCAGCCGAAAGGAGGACAG GTTCAAATCCAGACCAAGAAGATCGACTTGAGCCACATCACCGCCAAATGTGGCTCCATGTCCAACATTCATCATAGACCTG GGGGAGGACACATTCGTATCGAGAACGTGAAGCTGGATTTCAAAGATAAGGCTCACGCCAAGGTCGGCTCCCTGGACAATGCCAGCCACATGCCTGGAGGAGGGAATGTCATG ATCGAGAGCCACAAGCTGAGCTTCCGGGAAACGGCCAAAGCTCGCGTGGACCACGGCGCCGAAATCATCATCACCCAGTCCCCCGGCGTGGAGACGGGGGGCACGTCTCCACGCCTGTCGTCCGCCGGCAGCATCAACATGATGGAGTCGCCCCAGCTGTCCACGCTGGCGCAGGACGTCACGGCCGCGCTGGCCAAGCAGGGCTTATGA
- the LOC114140737 gene encoding microtubule-associated protein tau isoform X11 yields the protein MADGRQPEDQWAANSQENGENGYSSYGYRENGYHAAAAAPPPVTVDDSANLPPSPPPSPSAEQTGPLGQEEKVEVVSQRPPVEEVAYEQPGDLHVKQTDCLRESQALGYQRTQTPEAVNGGDHHGEQSPTQTGMAQHQPLSVAQPSRERPTSRQRKSSPTRAVLLKMAVQRGGGCPRPASACSLKRSPLVEAVICEARPSSACSRPPPPPNKWERTYRSPEKRSSLPRPAKSLTRHIPAAEQEDSTPSRPTSIRTDSRGDGRSGRAPSMAGTDSARSRSVRSGASTPGSAVTPGTPPNYSCRTPGSRTPGSHTPKSFSVLQEKKVAVIRTPPKSPSSVQRQLKVINQPLPDLKNVKSKVGSTANLKHQPKGGQVQILSEKLDFAHVQSKCGSKDNLKHTPKGGHVMIPSVKLDFSHIQSKCGSLDKVHHAAGGGNVQIQTKKIDLSHITAKCGSMSNIHHRPGGGHIRIENVKLDFKDKAHAKVGSLDNASHMPGGGNVMIESHKLSFRETAKARVDHGAEIIITQSPGVETGGTSPRLSSAGSINMMESPQLSTLAQDVTAALAKQGL from the exons ATGGCAGACGGCAGGCAGCCAGAAGACCAATGGGCCGCCAACAGCCAGGAGAACGGAGAGAACGGCTACTCATCCTACGGCTACCGGGAGAACGGCTACCATGCTGCGGCGGCCGCTCCGCCTCCAGTAACAG TGGACGACTCGGCCAACCTGcctccctcccctcccccaTCTCCATCCGCTGAGCAGACTGGGCCCCTGGGACAAG AGGAGAAAGTAGAGGTTGTCAGTCAGCGGCCTCCAGTGGAGGAAGTGGCATATGAGCAACCAGGAGACTTGCACGTAAAGCAGACAGATTGTTTAAGGGAGTCCCAGGCTTTGGGTTACCAGAGAACCCAAACACCTGAGGCCGTCAATGGAGGAGATCACCACGGTGAACAGAGCCCGACACAGACAG GTATGGCACAACACCAGCCACTCAGTGTGGCCCAGCCGTCCAGGGAGAGGCCCACT TCGCGACAGAGAAAATCT AGCCCCACGAGGGCCGTTCTGTTAAAGATGGCAGTGCAGCGTGGCGGGGGTTGCCCCCGGCCGGCCTCTGCCTGCAGCCTTAAACGGAGCCCCCTGGTGGAGGCGGTGATATGCGAGGCTCGGCCCTCCTCTGCCTGCTCCCGCCCTCCCCCTCCACCAAACAAATGG GAGAGAACATACCGCAGCCCGGAGAAGAGGTCATCCCTTCCTAGGCCGGCCAAGTCTCTGACTCGCCATATTCCTGCTGCTGAGCAAGAGGACAGCACCCCCTCCAGGCCAACCT CGATCCGAACCGACTCCAGAGGAGACGGCAGGTCTGGAAGAGCCCCTAGTATGGCAG GCACAGACTCAGCCCGGTCTCGGTCGGTCCGCAGTGGCGCCTCCACCCCAGGGTCTGCCGTGACACCCGGCACACCGCCCAACTACTCCTGCCGCACCCCGGGGTCGCGCACCCCCGGCAGCCACACGCCCAAGTCCTTCAGCGTCCTCCAGGAGAAGAAGGTGGCAGTGATCCGGACCCCTCCCAAGTCCCCTTCGTCAGTCCAACGACAGCTGAAGGTCATCAACCAGCCACTCCCTGACCTGAAGAATGTAAAGTCCAAGGTCGGGTCCACAGCCAACCTCAAACACCAGCCGAAAGGAGGACAG gttcaGATTTTAAGTGAGAAGCTGGACTTCGCTCATGTTCAGTCAAAGTGCGGCTCCAAGGATAATCTGAAGCACACGCCCAAAGGAGGCCAT GTCATGATTCCAAGCGTTAAGCTGGACTTTAGCCACATTCAGTCTAAATGTGGCTCCCTGGATAAGGTCCACCACGCGGCCGGCGGGGGAAAC GTTCAAATCCAGACCAAGAAGATCGACTTGAGCCACATCACCGCCAAATGTGGCTCCATGTCCAACATTCATCATAGACCTG GGGGAGGACACATTCGTATCGAGAACGTGAAGCTGGATTTCAAAGATAAGGCTCACGCCAAGGTCGGCTCCCTGGACAATGCCAGCCACATGCCTGGAGGAGGGAATGTCATG ATCGAGAGCCACAAGCTGAGCTTCCGGGAAACGGCCAAAGCTCGCGTGGACCACGGCGCCGAAATCATCATCACCCAGTCCCCCGGCGTGGAGACGGGGGGCACGTCTCCACGCCTGTCGTCCGCCGGCAGCATCAACATGATGGAGTCGCCCCAGCTGTCCACGCTGGCGCAGGACGTCACGGCCGCGCTGGCCAAGCAGGGCTTATGA
- the LOC114140737 gene encoding microtubule-associated protein 2 isoform X4 — protein sequence MADGRQPEDQWAANSQENGENGYSSYGYRENGYHAAAAAPPPVTVDDSANLPPSPPPSPSAEQTGPLGQEEKVEVVSQRPPVEEVAYEQPGDLHVKQTDCLRESQALGYQRTQTPEAVNGGDHHGEQSPTQTAQPAESKTSSESEVQEGECPVTSEEELASSKHPTTSEKDLSEGSSTKQTDKDRGDNTEESPEDCKPLESKGKDHKDVSLTEDAASLETENNAGVMLPKKSQAPLNESTEKTEGGEATSQGNGDSSIQKETVQLKEESNKDSKTYFETTSKSQEEGLSQGYYELSLTSEKGLSVDYDRALGQFEGQEKKNVRISPDKALLEQRRLSLNIPSGSSTETTVKVDKSRRFSESLSPVSGSFEGTEVPPLTPFVEMHTSPLQPVVSIIPTPTPSDSIQTMEDASAEGHCSSSDKSESLSDMLDLAGVPLRPSIQIRDHMRRKSMPASALLGNAFDKLSLSEQILIEVAGENQQEELGYCVFSEYSAPMPSPADVPNPGDSQHQHFPSLGSEEEEISKVVEIEDGQTQVQQKDQKEITQVSQKHVLEKKDPPVKTSLILEKAVTSGLKPDRLLIPMTASKDRLTELRLETGLPGDIKIQAIPEVDVEKDPSREASPIPPDNSFTFTPAETGSRFPLSPISPKSEGTLVTQGGEPQGKDDMPNKSSESKSVDEDLEANKAMTNTEIVDQQEKAEGADRTTTASLEPLQDHLEEKPLSSGEIETQTPSDVSQHLSIEKAGGEKTPQIKLPELMLTKDSSRPQVLSPIIVIPQAQVDEEVEEEDDIEIAEEPQEIMEEPEEILRSKSNIAAESIPDIPEVEEQKDQMRLMVCDKMLDDDPKSGAEEWSHSALNSDEGEPATDSSHLSPCSDHDLLQQSEEGDEEGKKEEDLQVDKMEWTKEENGGVKKDETYQEEVEGVDCDATGDEKEKKVLIEEDGTEEKDLEIGEEASLATNDETTMNVSILDTDSSWMDPQDDDKSIMTEQIVALPQTQSSTAASTMVDCPAKQLPGKGRGRLGTAECRVTRKAPTYHPPREEIRKKKGVRRADQSKVSALQSRSPSRKSGAKVAARHPRPAPLHGSAKRKATGMAQHQPLSVAQPSRERPTSRQRKSSPTRAVLLKMAVQRGGGCPRPASACSLKRSPLVEAVICEARPSSACSRPPPPPNKWERTYRSPEKRSSLPRPAKSLTRHIPAAEQEDSTPSRPTSIRTDSRGDGRSGRAPSMAGTDSARSRSVRSGASTPGSAVTPGTPPNYSCRTPGSRTPGSHTPKSFSVLQEKKVAVIRTPPKSPSSVQRQLKVINQPLPDLKNVKSKVGSTANLKHQPKGGQVQILSEKLDFAHVQSKCGSKDNLKHTPKGGHVMIPSVKLDFSHIQSKCGSLDKVHHAAGGGNVQIQTKKIDLSHITAKCGSMSNIHHRPGGGHIRIENVKLDFKDKAHAKVGSLDNASHMPGGGNVMIESHKLSFRETAKARVDHGAEIIITQSPGVETGGTSPRLSSAGSINMMESPQLSTLAQDVTAALAKQGL from the exons ATGGCAGACGGCAGGCAGCCAGAAGACCAATGGGCCGCCAACAGCCAGGAGAACGGAGAGAACGGCTACTCATCCTACGGCTACCGGGAGAACGGCTACCATGCTGCGGCGGCCGCTCCGCCTCCAGTAACAG TGGACGACTCGGCCAACCTGcctccctcccctcccccaTCTCCATCCGCTGAGCAGACTGGGCCCCTGGGACAAG AGGAGAAAGTAGAGGTTGTCAGTCAGCGGCCTCCAGTGGAGGAAGTGGCATATGAGCAACCAGGAGACTTGCACGTAAAGCAGACAGATTGTTTAAGGGAGTCCCAGGCTTTGGGTTACCAGAGAACCCAAACACCTGAGGCCGTCAATGGAGGAGATCACCACGGTGAACAGAGCCCGACACAGACAG CCCAGCCAGCGGAGAGCAAAACATCTAGTGAGTCTGAGGTGCAAGAAGGCGAATGTCCTGTAACGTCTGAAGAAGAACTTGCTTCGAGTAAACATCCCACTACTTCAGAGAAAGATCTCTCGGAGGGGTCCTCAACCAAACAGACTGATAAAGACAGAGGAGATAACACAGAAGAATCCCCTGAAGACTGCAAGCCTTTGGAGTCTAAAGGCAAGGACCATAAAGATGTTTCGCTGACAGAAGATGCGGCAAGTCTcgaaacagaaaataatgccGGAGTTATGTTACCCAAGAAATCACAAGCTCCTTTGAATGAAAGTACTGAGAAAACTGAGGGAGGAGAAGCAACAAGTCAGGGCAACGGGGACAGTAGCATTCAGAAAGAAACAGTCCAGTTAAAAGAAGAATCAAATAAAGATTCAAAGACTTACTTTGAGACTACATCAAAAAGTCAAGAAGAGGGATTGTCACAAGGCTATTATGAACTCAGTTTAACCTCAGAGAAAGGGTTAAGTGTAGATTATGACAGAGCTCTGGGTCAATTTGAAggacaagagaagaaaaatgtgagaatATCACCTGATAAAGCACTGTTAGAGCAACGCAGACTGTCCTTGAACATTCCTAGTGGGTCTTCGACAGAAACGACTGTAAAAGTAGACAAGTCGAGGAGATTCTCTGAAAGTTTGTCTCCAGTCAGCGGAAGTTTTGAGGGGACAGAAGTTCCTCCATTAACCCCATTTGTTGAGATGCATACTTCACCACTTCAGCCTGTAGTCTCCATTATTCCAACACCGACACCATCTGATAGCATCCAGACAATGGAAGACGCTTCTGCTGAGGGGCATTGTTCTAGCTCTGACAAATCAGAAAGCCTTTCTGATATGTTGGACTTGGCTGGGGTCCCACTTCGTCCGTCAATACAGATAAGGGACCACATGAGACGAAAATCAATGCCAGCCAGTGCACTCCTCGGTAATGCCTTTGACAAGCTGAGTCTATCGGAACAAATTTTGATAGAGGTGGCAGGGGAGAATCAACAGGAAGAGCTTGGCTACTGCGTGTTCAGTGAATACTCGGCACCCATGCCTTCTCCAGCCGATGTACCAAATCCTGGAGATTCTCAACACCAGCACTTCCCTTCTTTGGgttctgaagaagaagagattTCTAAAGTAGTGGAAATTGAAGATGGCCAAACTCAAGTGCAACAAAAAGATCAGAAAGAAATTACCCAGGTTTCTCAAAAACATGTGTTGGAAAAGAAAGATCCACCAGTAAAGACCTCCTTGATTCTGGAGAAAGCTGTGACTAGTGGATTAAAACCAGATCGCTTACTAATCCCAATGACGGCTTCGAAAGACCGTCTTACTGAACTTCGTCTGGAGACTGGTCTACCTGGGGACATAAAGATCCAGGCCATCCCTGAGGTGGATGTCGAAAAAGACCCCTCTAGAGAGGCCTCACCCATCCCACCCGACAACTCCTTTACTTTCACTCCTGCAGAAACCGGAAGTAGATTTCCCCTGAGTCCCATCAGCCCCAAGTCTGAAGGAACCCTAGTAACTCAAGGCGGTGAGCCACAGGGGAAAGATGATATGCCTAACAAATCTTCAGAATCCAAGAGTGTTGATGAAGACCTGGAGGCAAACAAAGCGATGACAAACACTGAGATTGTAGATCAACAAGAAAAAGCTGAGGGAGCAGACAGAACCACGACAGCATCATTGGAGCCTTTACAAGATCATTTGGAAGAAAAACCTTTAAGCTCAGGAGaaatagaaacacaaacaccTTCAGATGTTTCTCAGCATTTAAGCATTGAAAAGGCAGGAGGTGAAAAGACTCCCCAAATCAAATTACCAGAGTTAATGCTAACAAAAGACTCATCAAGGCCACAAGTATTATCTCCAATCATTGTAATACCTCAAGCACAAGTAGATGAAGAGGTCGAAGAGGAGGATGACATTGAGATTGCGGAAGAGCCTCAAGAGATTATGGAAGAACCTGAAGAGATTTTGCGCTCCAAGAGTAATATAGCAGCAGAAAGTATACCTGATATACCTGAAGTGGAGGAGCAGAAGGACCAAATGAGACTGATGGTTTGTGATAAGATGCTGGACGATGATCCCAAGTCAGGAGCTGAAGAATGGAGCCATAGTGCCCTAAACAGCGACGAAGGAGAGCCTGCTACAGATAGTTCACACTTGTCCCCATGTTCTGACCATGACCTATTACAGCAGTCTGAGGAAGGTGatgaggagggaaaaaaggaagaggacCTGCAGGTAGATAAGATGGAATGGACAAAAGAAGAGAATGGAGGGGTAAAGAAAGATGAAACTTATCAAGAGGAAGTGGAAGGAGTTGATTGTGATGCAACTGGGgatgaaaaagagaagaaggtCCTGATTGAAGAGGATGGAACCGAAGAGAAAGACCTAGAGATTGGTGAAGAAGCAAGTCTGGCAACTAACGATGAAACCACAATGAACGTGTCCATCCTGGATACAGACAGTAGCTGGATGGACCCTCAAG ATGATGACAAAAGTATCATGACTGAGCAAATCGTAGCCCTTCCTCAGACACAGAGTTCTACTGCTGCATCTACGATGGTGGACTGCCCTGCTAAACAGTTACCCGGCAAAGGAAGGGGCCGCCTTGGCACTGCTGAATGCAGAGTGACACGCAAAGCACCGACCTACCATCCACCAAGAGAGgagataagaaagaaaaaag GCGTGAGGAGGGCTGACCAGAGTAAGGTGTCAGCCCTCCAAAGTCGCTCTCCATCTCGAAAGAGTGGAGCCAAAGTGGCGGCCAGACATCCTAGGCCTGCTCCGCTTCACGGCTCTGCTAAGCGCAAGGCCACAG GTATGGCACAACACCAGCCACTCAGTGTGGCCCAGCCGTCCAGGGAGAGGCCCACT TCGCGACAGAGAAAATCT AGCCCCACGAGGGCCGTTCTGTTAAAGATGGCAGTGCAGCGTGGCGGGGGTTGCCCCCGGCCGGCCTCTGCCTGCAGCCTTAAACGGAGCCCCCTGGTGGAGGCGGTGATATGCGAGGCTCGGCCCTCCTCTGCCTGCTCCCGCCCTCCCCCTCCACCAAACAAATGG GAGAGAACATACCGCAGCCCGGAGAAGAGGTCATCCCTTCCTAGGCCGGCCAAGTCTCTGACTCGCCATATTCCTGCTGCTGAGCAAGAGGACAGCACCCCCTCCAGGCCAACCT CGATCCGAACCGACTCCAGAGGAGACGGCAGGTCTGGAAGAGCCCCTAGTATGGCAG GCACAGACTCAGCCCGGTCTCGGTCGGTCCGCAGTGGCGCCTCCACCCCAGGGTCTGCCGTGACACCCGGCACACCGCCCAACTACTCCTGCCGCACCCCGGGGTCGCGCACCCCCGGCAGCCACACGCCCAAGTCCTTCAGCGTCCTCCAGGAGAAGAAGGTGGCAGTGATCCGGACCCCTCCCAAGTCCCCTTCGTCAGTCCAACGACAGCTGAAGGTCATCAACCAGCCACTCCCTGACCTGAAGAATGTAAAGTCCAAGGTCGGGTCCACAGCCAACCTCAAACACCAGCCGAAAGGAGGACAG gttcaGATTTTAAGTGAGAAGCTGGACTTCGCTCATGTTCAGTCAAAGTGCGGCTCCAAGGATAATCTGAAGCACACGCCCAAAGGAGGCCAT GTCATGATTCCAAGCGTTAAGCTGGACTTTAGCCACATTCAGTCTAAATGTGGCTCCCTGGATAAGGTCCACCACGCGGCCGGCGGGGGAAAC GTTCAAATCCAGACCAAGAAGATCGACTTGAGCCACATCACCGCCAAATGTGGCTCCATGTCCAACATTCATCATAGACCTG GGGGAGGACACATTCGTATCGAGAACGTGAAGCTGGATTTCAAAGATAAGGCTCACGCCAAGGTCGGCTCCCTGGACAATGCCAGCCACATGCCTGGAGGAGGGAATGTCATG ATCGAGAGCCACAAGCTGAGCTTCCGGGAAACGGCCAAAGCTCGCGTGGACCACGGCGCCGAAATCATCATCACCCAGTCCCCCGGCGTGGAGACGGGGGGCACGTCTCCACGCCTGTCGTCCGCCGGCAGCATCAACATGATGGAGTCGCCCCAGCTGTCCACGCTGGCGCAGGACGTCACGGCCGCGCTGGCCAAGCAGGGCTTATGA